Proteins encoded in a region of the Homo sapiens chromosome 20, GRCh38.p14 Primary Assembly genome:
- the PAX1 gene encoding paired box protein Pax-1 isoform 1 (isoform 1 is encoded by transcript variant 1) has product MKFTLGLGSRAWRVSWEGAAAAAAGPGAGGSALRCRAQRVSSPRLGRRGSRLSGALPLCLSRGGGGAQALPDCAGPSPGHPGHPGARQLAGPLAMEQTYGEVNQLGGVFVNGRPLPNAIRLRIVELAQLGIRPCDISRQLRVSHGCVSKILARYNETGSILPGAIGGSKPRVTTPNVVKHIRDYKQGDPGIFAWEIRDRLLADGVCDKYNVPSVSSISRILRNKIGSLAQPGPYEASKQPPSQPTLPYNHIYQYPYPSPVSPTGAKMGSHPGVPGTAGHVSIPRSWPSAHSVSNILGIRTFMEQTGALAGSEGTAYSPKMEDWAGVNRTAFPATPAVNGLEKPALEADIKYTQSASTLSAVGGFLPACAYPASNQHGVYSAPGGGYLAPGPPWPPAQGPPLAPPGAGVAVHGGELAAAMTFKHPSREGSLPAPAARPRTPSVAYTDCPSRPRPPRGSSPRTRARRERQADPGAQVCAAAPAIGTGRIGGLAEEEASAGPRGARPASPQAQPCLWPDPPHFLYWSGFLGFSELGF; this is encoded by the exons ATGAAGTTCACCCTGGGCCTGGGGTCGCGGGCGTGGAGAGTGTCCTGGGAGGgggcagcagcggcggcggcaggCCCTGGAGCGGGCGGCAGCGCGCTCCGCTGCCGCGCACAGCGCGTCTCCAGCCCGCGGCTGGGCCGCCGCGGCTCTCGGCTCTCGGGCGCCCTCCCTCTATGCCTCTcacgcggcggcggcggcgcccaAGCTCTCCCGGACTGCGCCGGGCCCAGCCCCGGCCACCCCGGCCACCCCGGCGCCAGGCAGCTGGCCGGCCCGCTCGCTATGG AGCAGACGTATGGCGAGGTGAACCAGCTGGGCGGTGTGTTCGTCAACGGCCGCCCCCTGCCCAACGCCATCCGCTTGCGCATTGTGGAGCTGGCGCAGCTGGGCATCCGACCCTGTGACATCAGTCGGCAGCTCCGCGTATCCCACGGCTGCGTGAGCAAGATCCTGGCGCGCTACAACGAGACCGGCTCCATTCTGCCCGGGGCCATCGGGGGGAGCAAGCCCCGCGTCACCACTCCCAACGTGGTCAAGCACATCCGGGACTACAAGCAAGGAGACCCTGGCATCTTTGCCTGGGAGATCCGCGACCGGCTGCTGGCCGACGGCGTCTGTGACAAGTACAATGTGCCTTCGGTGAGCTCCATCAGCCGCATCCTGCGCAACAAGATCGGCAGCCTGGCGCAGCCCGGACCGTACGAGGCAAGTAAGCAGCCGCCGTCGCAGCCTACGCTGCCCTACAACCACATCTACCAGTACCCCTACCCCAGTCCCGTGTCGCCCACGGGCGCCAAGATGGGCAGCCACCCCGGGGTCCCGGGCACGGCGGGCCACGTCAGCATCCCGCGCTCATGGCCCTCGGCACACTCGGTCAGCAACATCCTGGGCATCCGGACGTTTATGGAGCAAACAG GGGCCCTGGCTGGGAGCGAAGGCACCGCTTACTCTCCCAAGATGGAAGACTGGGCCGGCGTGAACCGCACGGCCTTCCCCGCCACCCCCGCAGTGAATGGGCTAGAGAAACCTGCCTTAGAGGCAGACATTAAATACACTCAG TCGGCCTCCACCCTCTCTGCCGTGGGCGGCTTTCTCCCCGCCTGCGCCTACCCGGCCTCCAACCAGCACGGCGTGTACAGCGCCCCGGGCGGCGGCTACCTCGCCCCGGGCCCGCCGTGGCCGCCTGCGCAAGGTCCTCCTCTGGCGCCCCCCGGGGCCGGCGTAGCTGTGCATGGCGGGGAACTCGCGGCAGCAATGACCTTCAAGCATCCCAGCCGAGAAG GAAGCCTCCCAGCTCCGGCAGCAAGGCCCCGGACGCCCTCAGTAGCTTACACGGACTGCCCATCccggcctcgacctcctaggGGCAGCTCTCCCCGGACCCGAGCCCGGAGGGAACGGCAGGCGGACCCGGGCGCACAGGTCTGCGCGGCGGCCCCGGCAATCGGCACGGGCAGGATCGGAGGACTCGCGGAGGAGGAAGCCAGTGCCGGCCCGCGGGGTGCACGCCCAGCCagcccccaggcccagccctgcctctggcCGGACCCACCACACTTCCTTTATTGGTCTGGGTTTTTAGGCTTCTCTGAACTTGGGTTTTAG
- the PAX1 gene encoding paired box protein Pax-1 isoform 2 (isoform 2 is encoded by transcript variant 2): protein MKFTLGLGSRAWRVSWEGAAAAAAGPGAGGSALRCRAQRVSSPRLGRRGSRLSGALPLCLSRGGGGAQALPDCAGPSPGHPGHPGARQLAGPLAMEQTYGEVNQLGGVFVNGRPLPNAIRLRIVELAQLGIRPCDISRQLRVSHGCVSKILARYNETGSILPGAIGGSKPRVTTPNVVKHIRDYKQGDPGIFAWEIRDRLLADGVCDKYNVPSVSSISRILRNKIGSLAQPGPYEASKQPPSQPTLPYNHIYQYPYPSPVSPTGAKMGSHPGVPGTAGHVSIPRSWPSAHSVSNILGIRTFMEQTGALAGSEGTAYSPKMEDWAGVNRTAFPATPAVNGLEKPALEADIKYTQSASTLSAVGGFLPACAYPASNQHGVYSAPGGGYLAPGPPWPPAQGPPLAPPGAGVAVHGGELAAAMTFKHPSREVADRKPPSSGSKAPDALSSLHGLPIPASTS from the exons ATGAAGTTCACCCTGGGCCTGGGGTCGCGGGCGTGGAGAGTGTCCTGGGAGGgggcagcagcggcggcggcaggCCCTGGAGCGGGCGGCAGCGCGCTCCGCTGCCGCGCACAGCGCGTCTCCAGCCCGCGGCTGGGCCGCCGCGGCTCTCGGCTCTCGGGCGCCCTCCCTCTATGCCTCTcacgcggcggcggcggcgcccaAGCTCTCCCGGACTGCGCCGGGCCCAGCCCCGGCCACCCCGGCCACCCCGGCGCCAGGCAGCTGGCCGGCCCGCTCGCTATGG AGCAGACGTATGGCGAGGTGAACCAGCTGGGCGGTGTGTTCGTCAACGGCCGCCCCCTGCCCAACGCCATCCGCTTGCGCATTGTGGAGCTGGCGCAGCTGGGCATCCGACCCTGTGACATCAGTCGGCAGCTCCGCGTATCCCACGGCTGCGTGAGCAAGATCCTGGCGCGCTACAACGAGACCGGCTCCATTCTGCCCGGGGCCATCGGGGGGAGCAAGCCCCGCGTCACCACTCCCAACGTGGTCAAGCACATCCGGGACTACAAGCAAGGAGACCCTGGCATCTTTGCCTGGGAGATCCGCGACCGGCTGCTGGCCGACGGCGTCTGTGACAAGTACAATGTGCCTTCGGTGAGCTCCATCAGCCGCATCCTGCGCAACAAGATCGGCAGCCTGGCGCAGCCCGGACCGTACGAGGCAAGTAAGCAGCCGCCGTCGCAGCCTACGCTGCCCTACAACCACATCTACCAGTACCCCTACCCCAGTCCCGTGTCGCCCACGGGCGCCAAGATGGGCAGCCACCCCGGGGTCCCGGGCACGGCGGGCCACGTCAGCATCCCGCGCTCATGGCCCTCGGCACACTCGGTCAGCAACATCCTGGGCATCCGGACGTTTATGGAGCAAACAG GGGCCCTGGCTGGGAGCGAAGGCACCGCTTACTCTCCCAAGATGGAAGACTGGGCCGGCGTGAACCGCACGGCCTTCCCCGCCACCCCCGCAGTGAATGGGCTAGAGAAACCTGCCTTAGAGGCAGACATTAAATACACTCAG TCGGCCTCCACCCTCTCTGCCGTGGGCGGCTTTCTCCCCGCCTGCGCCTACCCGGCCTCCAACCAGCACGGCGTGTACAGCGCCCCGGGCGGCGGCTACCTCGCCCCGGGCCCGCCGTGGCCGCCTGCGCAAGGTCCTCCTCTGGCGCCCCCCGGGGCCGGCGTAGCTGTGCATGGCGGGGAACTCGCGGCAGCAATGACCTTCAAGCATCCCAGCCGAGAAG TGGCTGACAGGAAGCCTCCCAGCTCCGGCAGCAAGGCCCCGGACGCCCTCAGTAGCTTACACGGACTGCCCATCccggcctcgacctcctag